From the Penicillium oxalicum strain HP7-1 chromosome V, whole genome shotgun sequence genome, one window contains:
- a CDS encoding Cytoplasmic tRNA 2-thiolation protein 1, with the protein MPPTACFNCKEARAVIIRPKNRHKLCRACFLQVFETEVHETIVGTNLFYPGERVAIGASGGKDSTVLAAVLKTLNERYNYGLDLCLLSIDEGIRGYRDDSLETVKRNAVQYEMPLEILGYGELYGWTMDQVVAQIGKKGNCTYCGVFRRQALDRGAAKLGIQHVVTGHNADDVAETVMMNLLRADLPRLSRGTSIVTASGASDIKRSKPLKYAYEKEIVLYAHHRQLDYFSTECIYSPEAFRGSARTLIKDLEKIRPSSILDIVKSGEDMAALVPSDVPQNAKRCSSTAATVVADEDEVGGCGSQNGRTSGGEMAAMEKELAENESAESRETEIRLPKAQSTSTPGYQGKGVKKQTLGHCERCGYISSQRICKACTLLDGLNRNRPKTAIEVSVSADDEEASSTLMRQMERAQLTNS; encoded by the coding sequence ATGCCTCCCACCGCCTGTTTCAACTGCAAGGAGGCGCGAGCGGTCATCATTCGCCCGAAGAACAGACATAAGCTCTGTCGAGCCTGTTTCCTCCAAGTGTTCGAGACCGAAGTCCACGAGACCATCGTCGGAACAAATCTGTTCTATCCGGGCGAGCGCGTCGCCATCGGTGCCAGTGGCGGCAAGGATAGCACTGTACTGGCGGCAGTATTGAAAACCCTCAACGAGCGATACAACTATGGCCTCGACCTCTGCCTGCTCTCCATTGACGAAGGTATTCGCGGATACCGGGACGACAGCCTGGAAACCGTCAAGCGAAATGCGGTCCAGTACGAGATGCCGCTGGAGATCCTCGGGTACGGCGAGCTTTATGGGTGGACGATGGATCAAGTGGTGGCACAAATCGGCAAGAAGGGCAACTGCACCTACTGCGGCGTGTTTCGTCGACAGGCGCTCGATCGAGGTGCCGCCAAATTGGGCATCCAGCATGTGGTGACCGGGCACAATGCAGATGATGTCGCCGAGACAGTCATGATGAATCTTCTGCGCGCGGATCTACCACGCTTGTCGCGCGGCACCAGTATTGTCACTGCCTCCGGCGCGTCGGATATCAAGCGCAGCAAGCCGCTCAAGTATGCGtatgagaaggagattgtgcTCTACGCTCACCACCGCCAACTTGACTATTTCTCGACGGAATGTATCTATTCTCCCGAAGCCTTCCGTGGGAGCGCAAGAACTCTGATCAAGGATCTGGAAAAGATTCGACCGAGTTCCATTCTGGATATCGTCAAAAGTGGCGAGGATATGGCTGCACTGGTCCCATCGGACGTTCCCCAGAACGCGAAACGGTGCTCGTCGACCGCTGCCACGGTGGTggcagacgaggacgaggtCGGTGGATGCGGCAGTCAGAATGGACGTACCAGCGGTGGGGAAATGGCAGCCATGGAGAAAGAGTTGGCCGAAAATGAGTCCGCCGAGTCCCGTGAGACGGAGATTCGTCTGCCAAAGGCTCAGTCGACATCGACCCCAGGCTACCAAGGCAAGGGTGTCAAGAAGCAGACCTTGGGTCACTGTGAGCGCTGCGGGTATATTTCCAGCCAGCGCATTTGCAAAGCGTGCACCCTCTTGGATGGATTGAATCGAAACCGACCCAAAACTGCAATCGAAGTCAGTGTCAGCGCCGACGACGAAGAGGCCAGCTCGACATTGATGAGGCAAATGGAACGTGCCCAGCTCACCAACAGCTGA